GCGTGTTCCTTTCGTTGCCCAAACACAGCAGTGTTTTGCTGTCAAGGCTGGAATCGATGGACTATTAGATATTGCTCGGAGAACATTTTGTGATACTAGTGAAGGTTTCTACTCTCTACCATCTAAGtcctttttctttatatatatatatatacttttttttttactgaGTTGCACAATGCTTGAATTTGTTGTATGTACTTGGTTAGAAAAAGTTTTGCACTAATTAACTAATGAACTTTAAACATAATAGATTATAGTAATACAACAAAATTAAGGAAATTAAAGGATTTAGCTCAAGATTATGAAAAATACCTGAAAGACACTTTATTAATATTCTAGTTGTATGTATgtaagtaaataataattaaaaaatatcttttttttcccAAAAGAATCCTACACAAATAAAACTAAATGTTACTTATCTCCATAAAAAGATATTAAAGATCAATAGTATTTCTTTCTATAGGAATCTTATCTTTGATAACTaatcaagaaaagaaaacatattAATAATGAGCATATATCCAAATAAggttagtaaaataaaaaaccaGAAATTAACAAAGGCATAATTTCCTGAAcaatttttattgatttgaCTGTCTCcacaaaaaaaattgaaaatcaatAATTTCTTCATATAGGAATCTTAGATATAATAATTATCTAAGGAAGcaaaacttattaataatgagcATATATCCAAATAAgattactaaaataaaaaaacccaGAAATCAACAAATAAGTCTTGTTGatttgatattattaatgttatAGTAGTAATGTAATTATTCAAAACACATTCAAGTTTCAAATACTCATGAAAATTAGATTGTATTGCATGGAGGTCCACGCCAATGAAGGAGGGAGTCCCATATGTATTATGCAAAATTGCGTAAGTAGCATAGCATTAACaatttatcttcttcttcttttttttctaataaagaaGGAATACTTGAATCATTGAAGAAAAAAATTGCCATAGATCTACCAAAATGAAGCAATGATATTGGAAGAGAATAATTCTTCTATGAAATTTCATTTCAAGCATTTTATATAGATATTATATCACTTTTTAGAGAACCAGTAATTATTTCAAAAATGTTTAATGTGATTCAACCTAAAATAATGCAAGACAACTTGtagatattcaattttttatggcGCCAAGATAATTCACGAGGTGAGTAGATCTTGTTGTTTGGACTCTATACTCTATTCTCTGTCTATAAATCAAAACATTCACTAAATTGAAAGAAACAGATGAAAatgttgaatttaaattttaatacgaTTTTTTCAATGGACAATATAAATTTCAATCTCATTCTAATTCATAATCATCTTCCAgtatagtaaaattaattattcttcAACTGCTAAACCACAGCAGTAACTTAAAATGTacagaaaagtaaagagattttTATTCTTCTTAACTTAAgacaatatatattaattaatgtgATCTTTTATTAGATTAAAAAAGTTAATAGATATTCTTTAATAAAATAGATTCTAGATTTAACACAAAAACTAATCTAACTAGTTAGCAGGCAATAGCTAATCAAAAGTAATGAattctaataattaataaaacatcaaCTTGGAAGAAAAAGggccataaaaaataaagttaaaaatacGTTGTTTTAATTAGATATTCACCATTTTTTAAGATAAAAGTTATacaaaaagattaaaatttttatttttgcttttttaaAGAATTGATGCTTTTTTAAATAACATGCACATATATACATTTTTCTAAAAGAAACtatgattttttttgttttagttaattttttacaaaattttactttaatttgtaataaaaacTTATGAAGTAGAATTTAAAGTAGGGctaagaattttaattttatataaactttaaaactagTTTAATTTAAGTAgtaaaatgatataaaaattaaaaatatttttgttgatCAATCTTATCAATCAAAATGTAAAGGAATTTGTCATTGTCAAATTCAACAATGTACTTCCTATCCCATTATTCCTCCccttatatatatatgcattgtCCATTTATGTTCTTTTTGTTTGTCAttgctttttttaaaatttgacagCAATACATAATCTTGCAAACAAATACCGTGAAGAATTCAAGCTACCAAATTTGAAACTTCCATTTAATAATAGACAGGGCTTTTACTTTAGCATTCCATTGAAGGACATCCAGGGAAAGCTTCCAAACAAGTTCATTCAGGTTGGGGATAACATTCTTTCTCTAGTTATGTATACAAGATAATACAACGTCCTTAATGATTATCAATTCATGTGCTTGCGGAACATGAATCAGGTCCTGAAACATGGAAACAATGTACACTGCTCCACTTTGGAACTTGCTTCTGTGAGTATCTTCTTGTTTACTGCATATTATAGGATGTGGTGATAGTAATGTTTCATATTCCCTTTGATATCAACTCTTATATACTGCATAACGAATTGGTTCTGCTTGTGTACTGCAGTTTCCGTTTGATGGTAGGAAATTAGATTATCTAGTCTGACTAGCCTATTGATGACCaaatatttctatttaattttatacttatttGCCATTATCTCAGGGTGGCAGAGCACATTTTGGAAATAAATGGTGtgcaaaaatatgcaaatatataaGAACCTAATTTCTTGCTGGCTGTTTAATCTCAGATGAACTTCTGGCTgcaattttattgaaattagttTGGAAGTTACCACGGTAATATTGGGGagatacatattaaaaaagataTTATCTTGCAGAGCATTAATAAGAGGCCACTTTAAATGATAGTTTCAGATTTCCTCCAGTAATCATCCAGCACTCCAGCTTGTAACTAGATCCTTATTTTGTGAATGAATAACCTTTATGCTGTATAGGTGGAAAGCGTGACAGGATCATTCATAAAATAGGAGCCAACTCAAATGACGATCTCAGACATTCCTCTATTTGTATTCTACCTTATTACTATATTGATTAACAATTTAACATGTTAATTGCCTGTTGCATCTCAAATAATTCTTTCTATTCCCTATTAGAAATGAGGGGAAAAAACTTGAATTAAACTTTAAATCAACATTGTTAATATACATGTAAAAATTATGGTAAGGTTGATATTTCTATTGCATGATTAGGTGACACCTGTTTTCATTATATGCATGTCTTTCTGACCAGATGAATATACACTTTTGCATTAGTTGTACATTCAATTAAGTGCCTTGATCCTGGGAAAGTTTTTTGTCATTTTTACTTCGTTGCGTGCAGCTAAATGTCAGAAATAAGTCTGCTGCTGAAGAGTGCTATATAAGAACAGAAGTTTGCCTAGAAGGTTGTAATGGATAAACTCACTGATAATTTTGGTACACACCGGTGTTATGAACTTCAAATGTGCACTTCTCTGTTCACTGTTGGGCGCTGCATTGTGTATGcctctttgattttttttttttttaagtttcttAATTTCTTTAACAAATGTACCTCATCAAACTTGCTTTCTTTATATTAGATGACAACTAGTTTGTTTATGGGAAGTTGCTTCTTGAAGAGATCTAATTTAAGATTAACTGATAGGAAAACATTTTGGCACTACTCTTGGACATCCTGTGATCATGTATATTTCTGGAGTTAAAGAAGGGAAGTCAACTTTTATATCTGCATTGTTAGTTGGTAGTGGAAGCAAGACGGTTTTTTACTATGTTTGTAACAGGGTTTATCAATTTTCCATGGCTCTCTTctcaattcggtttgatcatagacttttatgtttattttgttattgaactATAAAAATCTCCGTGTCACAAATttctagtaaatttttttacaacCTCAAAATTTTGAATCTCATGTTTAGGCAATATAAATTCAACTCATTATGTTGCATCTGATAATATTGATCTTTTCAATGGAAGTCCAGTGCCATATAAACTAAAACTAACAATTATAACAAATCTGATGTTTCTGTTGGCTTCTTTCCAACTAATAATTGGTAACTGATACAGCAATTTTTCCTGATTTTAGATTGTATACTCTACAGTCATTATATGTGCCATACCCTTGAATTGCTTCTATGTTAATTTCACTTGATTTTCAGCTCTATTAGATGCTATAAGAGAGGATGTCTCCTTGCTCGTTCTGCTTGCAGAGGTTCTATGCCTTCTAGATATGCTTGTTAATTCATTTGCTCATACAATATCAACTAAGCTCGTTGACCGATATACTAGACCAGAATTCACAAGTAATTTCCCTGCTCTCTATAATATAGCTTGTGACTTCCTAAGGTGATTGGGCATGTCTTATCATTTGCTCTACTATAGATAGTGGTCCATTGGCAATTGATGCTGGAAGACATCCTGTCCTGGAGAGCATTCGCAATGACTTTGTTGTATGAACTTTATCTTCAGGGCATTTCTTGCTTTTGCCTGTCTTTCTTATGTAGAATTTAGCCGCAAAATGTTTTACTGATTTCTTGCTCCAGTGTTCCTGGAAAGTGATTTAACTTTTTCTGCAGCCCAACAATCTCTTTATTTCAGAAGCGTCAAACATGGTCATTGTCATGGGCCCAAACATGTGAGTAATCTCATTTTAAGTTGATCCTGGACTGTCATGAAGTCTTTTTATGCACTGTAACGTATCTTCTGAACATGTATTTGACGGCCTTTTGAAGAATATGAATGTGAGTTTGATCCTTtccaattttcttttctctttttttcttttattgtgtGCATATTCCCAGTTTAATTCAGAGCATAAAAATCAGAAGAAAACCTTAATAGAAATAGCCTGTATGTTGAGTACTTCAAATGATATTGTAATTTAGTGTTGCCTTTGAACAGTTGAGTTTTGGAAGTGAAGGTCAAATAATATGGATAGTTCTGAGGTGTCCACTCTTGGCAATGGCCTCACTCTAAAAGGTGCTATTACAAAAAGGGCCATGAGTAACATATCATAGTATTAATGTGGGGACTTAACTATGCATACTGTATAAGGAGGGTGTGGTGAATTGTAAATTTAGCATTTCCTTTATTCCATTGGGTTGCCCGTTCCACCTCTGATCACGGGATGAACAGCACATCCTCCcccttcaaaaaattaaaataaataaaaacttaacCCGGTATCCTCAGAGTTGGAACTTGGAAACTTACTTCCCCTTGAATTGTTTGCCATTATCTCTGATATTTAGGTTATATTTATTACCTTTCAGTATTTTCTTGAATATAAGGTTCTTTTTACCTTTTTGCATGTGCTTACACAGAGATGCTCGCTGAGACTCAAACTAAGACGTATAAGATTTTGACGGTGTTAGCTATATGTTTTGCTTCAATTTAGCTATTCATGACTTTATGCAGGAGTGGAAAGAGCACTTATCTTCAACAAGTTTGTCTTATTGTTATTCTGGCTCAGATAGGCTGTTATGTTCCTGCTCGCTTCTCAACCATAAGGGTAGTTGATCGTATATTTACAAGGATGGGTTCAATGGATAATCTTGAATCAAATTCTAGTACGGTACAATTTCTAGACTTTAATCTGGAAAAGGTTTAGTCCTTAGTCAAAAGTAAGATTGAAATATGGTTTTGATAATAAGCAACCATATCACAGTAATATTTTTGTATGGGTGCTGCAGTTTATGACTGAGATGAAAGAGACGGCTTTTGTCATGCAGAATGTCTCCCAAAGGTGAAATAGCATGTGCTTCTACTACCGAgaaatatgaaatatatattcaaaattcgacttttttttaatagaagCCTGATCATTATGGATGAGCTTGGGAGAGCTACTTCTTCTTCAGATGGATTTGCTATTGCCTGGAGCTGCTGTGAGAATCTGTTATCACTCAAAGCGTAATCACTTCTGGATCTAGTCATTAGCGCACCATATTATGAACATATTCAGTTCATGGATGCCACTGCCATGTTTCATCAATGGACAAGTGGCTACTTCCCTAATTTTAGAACATATGATACATGTTTCATTTTACTATTTACTAGAGATGCTAATTGTATAATCACATAgcagtattttattattttctatctGAGCAGCATCTTAATTGGCATTAACTGTTGCATAATAAtatccttttttattttcactttgTATTTTTATTCCGGAATTGATATCAACATTTATAGCTATTGGTTTTTACCTTTTAGCATCTTTCTTGGTTTCCATTTTTAGGGTAGGCAGAAATCTAGATACAGAAATTTCacttttcatctatttttttcttttctttattttcttttctgaaaTAAGTATGGTTCTCTACATGATTTCTAGACTTTTGACTATCCTGTTGGGATatctttcttatttaaaaacagTGTTTTATGAAGACACGAAAACATAATTTCAGGTATACCATATTTGCTACTCATATGGAGAATCTATCAGAGCTAGCAACCATCTATCCGAATGTCAAGCTTCTTCACTTGGATGTTGCCATTAAAAACAACCGCTTAGATTTCAAGGTAGTATATCTAATTTATTATGGCCTAAGTTTGATTTTGGTCAGTGTTTATTGATTGAAGCTTGGATTCAATTAGTTTCAACTCAAGGATGGACCGAGACACATACCTCATTATGGCCTTCTACTGGCAGAAGTGGCAGGCTTACCAAGTTCAGTGATTGAAACGGCTAGAAGCATCACTGCAAAGATCAAGGAAAAGGTCATTTCTGATGAGCAGTCAATATTGATAAATGTTTACCCTTGTGTGGCATAAATGattttgtaagaaaaaaaattcaaataaatttttgtaaaattattcatgattttatttttatatatgatgaaaattttttaagttagaaaattttaaattttgaattcttttatttcaaataaaaagtttacaagaaataattttttatttcaaaattcttTATTCAAAATGGAGGGTTATTGTCAATTACAAGGTCTCAATACTTGTTCATGATGTGTTCAAACATTTTAGCTGGTAATATAGGAGAGGCAAGAAATTATATTAATCTGCAACAGACATTAATTGGACCTTCAAATTTGCTGGTTCATAGGTTTTTATATAAGAGATTGATGCTTTCCAACTTTTATGAAGCTTCTTCTCTACTTAAGCATGGCTAGGGCTCAGACATCTCAAATGTGCTTTGCCACAATTTCGATTTGTGCAGGAAATAAAACAAATGGAACTAAACTGCCATCAGTACCATCAACTGCAGATACTATATCGTGTTGCTCAACGACTAATATGCTTAAAGTATTCCAGCCAAGACGAAGATTCTATTCGGCAAGCACTACAGAATCTCAAAGAGAACTACATGAATGGAATGCTTTGAAGGTTGATGAAACAAGATATGTCAATCTGTTAAGTATTGTTCTACGTTCAGTGCGCAATTCTTTGCCTTCACACCGCTTCTCAATAGATTcctgaattgaattttttttttcttggttgCTTACTCTCATTGGTAAACCATGTACATATACAATCTAGCGCGCAGCAATTATCAAGTCTGCGAATTTTTAAAGTCGAAGCAGCTTTGAGCGTACAAATACGCAACTATGTTGAATCTAATTCAAAGTTTGATAAGTTTTGAGGAAACAATCGAAAAAGGAAGGGGAAAGGTTGAACGAAAGGAAGAGGAGTTGAACCGTAATTACAAAAAGTCCATTAATTACCCTCAACCAGTGTAGGATCGGTTCCGTATTACTTAAACCTTCAATTTATCAAATTGGGAGAGGAGTTGAACCGCATGAAAATAAAACGTTATAACCAAGGAAACTCTcatggaataaaaataaataaaatttcgaAAGAAAACAACATTTTGTCAATAGACGGACGATaacttcaaaattataaaatatgcaACCTCTTAAAAGAGCACTTGTACAATGCAAATTCATAAAACTCAACATCTCAATTCAGATTGTCAGGATTCTAAAGAGTTTAAAGTCCAAAAAtttcaatattcaaaattttgaacTCAAAATGATAACTAATTTGCCCTCCAGACAAATCCCACAAAGAGACAAGTTGAAGCAAATCAATGAACTTAACGGTAGCGGCGGAGGGAGAGAGTATTGTTTCTCTTCCAGGTTGCCCTGCGAGAAGGGCGATTTTTGTGGTGCAAATGTCCCTTTCCTCGTAGACCCCTGTATTTCTTACCAGCAGAAGTAAGGCCTCTGAGCTCTCTATGCTTGTGAATAGGATTGCAGAGCCAGTTGATCCTTGGGTCATTACGGATAGCATTATGTGCTACATCAACCAAGATCACCTCAAAATACTTGTAAGTAGAATCCTGTACCAATAAATACATTTCGTGAGCAAAATTATACATTTAAAGCATGACAAGTGTACATCCAAAAATATAGCAAACAAACCTCATTAAGCCAGTATGAATTGAGAACCCGGAGACCTCCCAATTTCCTACCAGCACGCTCCTCTGCAACAGACCTCTTGCTACGCTGAAACTTCAGTTGAGTCACACCCTGGTTGGTTGGCTTTCCATAGACAATACCCTTGGGTACAGGTCTCTTCCTACCACCACGCCTAACACGGACACGGTAAATCACATAGCCCTGGAGGAATTTACTTAGCCACAATTAGTGCAAACAGAAGACCATGATGCACGCACATGTGACCCATGCAATGCAACACAGAAATCAACAGAACAAGGATAGGAAGACCAAAAAGAGCAAATTTAGGAGTCAAAATGTTCTATAACTTTGTTGAACAATGATTTATATGAATTATGACAAATAAGAAAGTAAAATACCACTATCATGTTTTATTGTGTAAAAAATCAACATATTCTATGTCGTTGACTGTACAGTCATGCAAACAGGCAAAGTTACAAACTGAACATGATTAACAAATCATAATAGAGATTTAACACTATGCAAATAAAACTCGATAACATTTTTACCAATCCCAACATAACGAGAAATTATCACTAACAAAACTACCAAATAAGAATGCATCGGATCGAGACAAAAATGAATTCGACCAGAAAAAGAATCCACTTTGGTCAGATGATGGACTGTGTTGACATAGCTGGTCTCAGGAAGTATCTTATCATCATACATGTACACCCCACCTAGGAGGAATAAATATGAATCAAGACACCACTTAACCAGCAAGAACTGAATAATCGAAAACAAAATCACTGTTGCCTAGAAATTAGCAGACAGAACTTGGATAAGCTCAGGAAATCACAATGTTCACAAGCATCTCCCTTTACACTTCATGGTGAACAGAAAGAAAAACACTTCACTAACAAGCATAATAAACATCAAAGATGAATATCCTCCCATTGAATCAAATTAGTTGCTTGAAGCTTGCAAGACTAAAGGACACATCCTTATCATACCTGCTTGGCCTTGTAGCCCAAGCGGCGAGCCTTGTCAGGGCGTGTTGGATGGGTGACACGAACAATGGAAGGATGCTGGCGGTACTCCCAGCACCTCACCCTCTGCAAAAACCTCATAACATCTGATTGCTTCTTCCTCCATAGCTCAGAGACATACTTGTAAGCCCCTGTTTTTATGAACATATGATGTTAAAACGATCGCAGTGCATATTAAACTTTTCACATCACTGGGAGGTTAAGTCTCAAAAGACATTCATAACAAATGCTCAGGAACAGATAAATATGCTTGTGTTTCAACAAAAATGCAACTACAGAGCATAAGACTTCATAGCATTATCACTCAAGATTTCTGAAGTGATCAATGGCAGAAAAAAAAACATGCCTAAAGTTAGCTTAACAGTCCATCCAATCAGATATCTGGAAATAATGAAATCCCACAAAATGAATATCAAAAGAACTCATTCAAGTGAgcattttcattaaaagataAGCAACAACCCTACTTCTATGTTAGCAGCCAGATGCAAAGCCAAATAACGCAATCCTTTGCTCTTAATCAAAGAACATCAGAACTGCAAAACTTACATTTCACACTGGCAgctataaaaatagtaaaatggATCACAAATTGGGGCAACGAAATGCCAAATGAACAGCAGTGTAATACCTAATAGATCAAACAAAATGGCAAGTTCAAGTGCCTTTTTGGTGAACCTAACATCGGAATCGAAACCAACCAGGAAAATAATAGATTTAAGACCAAAATAATTGGgtttaaaaacatataaaaaagaaCATACTTTACTATCTATAAGAAACACACAGCCACTAGGATTGAAGCAGTATGAACTGCGAGAAAAAAAATCagtgtagagagagagagagagagagagtacccATTGGATCAGAGCTGGCTACCGCTGCTTTGTGACTAGGGTTTGCACTTGCAAACAAAGTGCTAAGGGCTTGCAATGAAAACCCTAGCCTGCCTTATAAATTGTCGACTTGAAATCTACACCGTCCATTTCGACGTAGATGCGGCATTTTTGTATCTGATCCGGAACGGTGTCGTTTCACATCTGATATTGAAGCTTGGCCTACTGGGCCGTGAAATTATGAGCCAAGCCCAATCGCAAATTTGAATGCTCTAAACGTAGGGTTTCTGTGGTTGGAACTTGGAAGGAAAACGCAGCACGGCTGCTTTTGAGATTGTCAACTTCTTCTAACGTGGCAGAATCTTGACGGCTAATGATGTTGCAGTGATTCTAAAGAAAAACGCTGCTCTTCCGATCGCTCTCCCCGTTTCAACTTCCAGCACCAAATGGCGGCCTCTTCTTCAACTTTTACGCGAAACCCTACTTCCATTGCCACCTCCTTCGGTTCCAAACCCTCACTCTTTCTCTCCTCTCCTCGATCTATTAAGCTCCCCTGCATTCATCCACAACCCATCATCAAATCCCTCGGCTTTCACGCGCGGCCTTTCCCCGTCCCACGCGCCTCCGCCACTCCCGCGGCCCAGTCCACTAACTCAACTACCTTTCATGGACTCTGCTACGTTGTTGGCGACAACATCGATACCGACCAGATTATCCCCGCCGAGTACCTCACTCTCGTACCCTCAAACCCAGCCGAATATGAAAAGCTCGGTTCGTATGCACTAATCGGCCTCCCTGCCTCTTACGAGACCCGGTTCATTGAACCGAACGAAATGAAAACGAAATACACTATAGTTATTGCCGGTGACAATTTCGGTTGCGGATCATCTCGTGAGCATGCACCGGTTGCTCTTGGTGCTGCTGGAGTTGCGGCAGTGATTGCGGAATCTTATGCTCGCATCTTCTTCAGGAACTCGGTGGCCACCGGGGAGATATATCCTCTAGAATCGGAGGTTAGGATTTGTGAGGAATGCAAAACTGGGGATGTGATTAGTATTGAGCTCGCAGAGAGTCGCTTGATTAATCACACGACTGGGAAGGAATACAAGCTGAAGCCCATTGGGGATGCCGGGCCAGTGATTGAGGCCGGGGGGATTTTCGCCTACGCAAGGAAGACGGGGATGATCCCATGCTAGGATTGAGGtatatatgttcttgatttataTGGGCAAATGCAGTTTTATGGGTTAAGTCCTTTCTGAAATTCTTTATCTTTTTTGAAGGCTTCTGAAATTCAATTTATAACAATAAAGTCAGCAAATTGTTATTTCATTTCAATAAGGTCTCTAGTCTCAATTCTAGATGTCAATCCAAAATTTCGGTGTTGTAGAGACTTGCTTGAAAAGGCGACTAGAGCTGATTACCCTGTCAAAAATCTGACAAGTTCCATCTTAATTTATATGGTTTCGAATTTGTATCTTTTTATGATACGAATTGAAGTTTAGTGATCCTGTTAACCTTCAGCAATAGGTTGAGTGAAAATGGATGATAATTAGCTGAGGTATTCTAATTTGAACGGGTTCAACTGGTTCACAAAAGGCTGTTGGATACATCTACGTGTCATTGTTAAAAATACCTTAGTATTTCAATTCACAATTTCATATACTCTTCAACTTTGAGTTGGATGACTGATATCTGTATGCTGTTTTTATGTACTATTCAATATTGATGTCTTTCCTATCAGAGTTTTCACATTGTTTAGTGGCTCTATGTTTGCCCGCtttagtgtatatatatatatatataatcttgaATATTGGCCTCTTTCCTGTTTTGTtagattttcatttaaaaatatcgTTTGCAGGCAATTTGAGCATTGCTGGCTGGATTCACAGGCTATTGGTAGCATTATTAGTTGCTTAGTTCTCCTTCTACTTTGTGTACTCAAGAGCAAAAAGCTTGTTATGTTGGAAATTTTTATGATTGGAAGCAACTGAATGTATTAGGACCTGAGTGAGTGATGCCATTTGTTGTTTTAGTGATTTCAGGTTGTTGAAGCTCCAGTTGGTGATTTCTTTCTTCTATTTTGCTGGTTATTATGTTGCAGCAGCCATGTCAAAATAAACactgatgttttaatggtttaataTTGTTTAAAGTTCCTTGCATTAAAAAGGTTGATATTCACCTTCAGTTAAAGATTGTTAACTGATCAGCAGAAGGCACCTAATCAATTATATGTAATCATAATCaacttcaaaaataaatttctctaGGAATATGCCTTTTTCTTTGAACGAGCTTAGGACAATTAAAATCAACTCAATATTAATAGCTGTCAACATCCTACAACTATTAAGCAGGGGTTTACAATCCTGCTTTGAAGTTTGTCTAGAAATTCTCCAGTTTGGTTCTTCAATGTTTTGATTTCAATTTCGTTCAGTTCTTGGTGCTTTGGTTTAGTATATTGTGGTTTGAGTTTTGTTTcctgaaattattttattccatcaattgatgaaaataataaagataatatagagaaattagaaGGAAACAAGAAATCctcttaaattattatataaaagttggaaaacaaaaaacaaaaactcGAAATAAATGATTTTGATTGACTTTGTTGAATTTAGGATTTAGTTCATCTTGATTGCCATTTTGAAGAATCTGTTAATTTTTGTTAGTATAAcaatactaattaattaatacaatAAACTCTGAGTAAAATAAAGAATCTTCTTTGACACATTTCATTAAGATTTTGTTGAATGAGTTATTATCTTTAAAATGTATAGAAATGGTGTaaataaatcaaactgaatttaaattaaattatttgggAGCTTGAGATTCGGTCGAATACAAACTCAATTTTTAAaagagttaaattttaatttaatttttagattttagtattaatttctttaaatttagttttaagattttaatattaattataaattaaattatttgtaaactattaaaattaatattaataaaaactcaatttgtttaaatttattttctaaataatttaaatttaaatttattaatattattaaacttAAGTTTAAttcgaatttaaaaaaattttaataaatttcacttgaatttttcaaaatttaacttAGCTCGTTTACGTTCAACttcttgatttttctttttaatttattgatgaaAAGAGGAATATCTAAGCAACAGTCTAGCTAAGCTCCAAAATTTTGGgccaaaataaatttaaattattttttacattttaaaaattttattaaaactttcatataaaaatttattaatgtattttattttttaaattaaaattaaataataaaaaataaatgattttattaaaaaatattttttaaaattatttttcccaAATAAATTGAGTATGATAAACTGTCAACTAAAATCCAATAACATCCGTAGAAATAGGGTAGCTGCAATAGAATATCCacctaaaaataaaa
The Manihot esculenta cultivar AM560-2 chromosome 1, M.esculenta_v8, whole genome shotgun sequence genome window above contains:
- the LOC110629185 gene encoding DNA mismatch repair protein MSH4 isoform X4, encoding MEDDGGERSSIVIGLIENRAKEVGMAAFDLRSASLHLSQYIETSSSYQNTKTLLQFYDPMVIIVPPNKLAPDGMVGVSELVDRFYALVKKVVMARGCFDDTKGAVLIKNIAAKKPSALGLDTYYKQYYLCLAAAAATIKWTEAEKGVIVTNHSLLVTFNGSFDHMNIDATSVQNLEIIETLHSSLWGTTNKKRSLFHMLKTTKTIGGTRLLRANLLQPLKDVETINTRLDCLDELMSNEQLFFGLSQVLRKFPKDTDRILCHFCFKPKKVTNEVLGTDNARRSRVLISSIILLKTALEALPLLSKVLKDAKSFLLANIYKTVCENEKYASIRKRIGEVIDEDVLHARVPFVAQTQQCFAVKAGIDGLLDIARRTFCDTSEAIHNLANKYREEFKLPNLKLPFNNRQGFYFSIPLKDIQGKLPNKFIQVLKHGNNVHCSTLELASLNVRNKSAAEECYIRTEVCLEALLDAIREDVSLLVLLAEVLCLLDMLVNSFAHTISTKLVDRYTRPEFTNSGPLAIDAGRHPVLESIRNDFVPNNLFISEASNMVIVMGPNMSGKSTYLQQVCLIVILAQIGCYVPARFSTIRVVDRIFTRMGSMDNLESNSSTFMTEMKETAFVMQNVSQRSLIIMDELGRATSSSDGFAIAWSCCENLLSLKAYTIFATHMENLSELATIYPNVKLLHLDVAIKNNRLDFKFQLKDGPRHIPHYGLLLAEVAGLPSSVIETARSITAKIKEKEIKQMELNCHQYHQLQILYRVAQRLICLKYSSQDEDSIRQALQNLKENYMNGML
- the LOC110629185 gene encoding DNA mismatch repair protein MSH4 isoform X6 — encoded protein: MEDDGGERSSIVIGLIENRAKEVGMAAFDLRSASLHLSQYIETSSSYQNTKTLLQFYDPMVIIVPPNKLAPDGMVGVSELVDRFYALVKKVVMARGCFDDTKGAVLIKNIAAKKPSALGLDTYYKQYYLCLAAAAATIKWTEAEKGVIVTNHSLLVTFNGSFDHMNIDATRTRLLRANLLQPLKDVETINTRLDCLDELMSNEQLFFGLSQVLRKFPKDTDRILCHFCFKPKKVTNEVLGTDNARRSRVLISSIILLKTALEALPLLSKVLKDAKSFLLANIYKTVCENEKYASIRKRIGEVIDEDVLHARVPFVAQTQQCFAVKAGIDGLLDIARRTFCDTSEAIHNLANKYREEFKLPNLKLPFNNRQGFYFSIPLKDIQGKLPNKFIQVLKHGNNVHCSTLELASLNVRNKSAAEECYIRTEVCLEALLDAIREDVSLLVLLAEVLCLLDMLVNSFAHTISTKLVDRYTRPEFTNSGPLAIDAGRHPVLESIRNDFVPNNLFISEASNMVIVMGPNMSGKSTYLQQVCLIVILAQIGCYVPARFSTIRVVDRIFTRMGSMDNLESNSSTFMTEMKETAFVMQNVSQRSLIIMDELGRATSSSDGFAIAWSCCENLLSLKAYTIFATHMENLSELATIYPNVKLLHLDVAIKNNRLDFKFQLKDGPRHIPHYGLLLAEVAGLPSSVIETARSITAKIKEKEIKQMELNCHQYHQLQILYRVAQRLICLKYSSQDEDSIRQALQNLKENYMNGML